Proteins from one Bacteroides mediterraneensis genomic window:
- a CDS encoding helix-turn-helix domain-containing protein, with product MKVITMESSAYKAMMEQIAEVAGYVREIREAMKRENTDRLLDTNEAARELGVSKRTLQRMRDDHRIRYVVLRRKCQYRLSEIRRILDSHTIREDDRTLDELHHNSRLPTGNGRQPKGRRT from the coding sequence ATGAAAGTGATAACGATGGAAAGTTCCGCATACAAGGCAATGATGGAACAGATTGCAGAAGTAGCCGGCTATGTCCGTGAAATCAGGGAGGCGATGAAACGTGAAAATACGGACAGGCTTCTCGACACGAATGAAGCCGCCAGAGAACTGGGCGTAAGCAAGCGGACCTTGCAGCGCATGAGGGATGATCACCGTATCAGATACGTGGTCCTGCGGCGCAAATGCCAGTACAGGCTCTCGGAAATCCGGAGGATTCTTGACTCCCATACCATCCGGGAGGACGACAGAACACTCGATGAACTGCACCATAACAGCAGACTGCCCACCGGAAACGGCAGGCAGCCGAAAGGAAGGAGGACATGA
- a CDS encoding DUF1896 domain-containing protein has protein sequence MNKKNLEQTELSYYGLYLLNYLKENKFEQASDAAFVKARADEAAEAYERARLEGYTPDGAQEIAMSALVHGLHYSRYAILSEVVESEFHEEIPEDAREGFVEKLLPLVGNVFSIYDLSDDQFALSSDYDLLYTELTGAVVLYLREYGI, from the coding sequence ATGAACAAGAAGAATCTTGAACAGACCGAACTTTCCTATTACGGTCTGTATCTGCTGAACTATCTCAAGGAAAACAAGTTTGAACAGGCTTCCGATGCCGCCTTCGTGAAGGCGCGTGCCGATGAAGCCGCAGAAGCCTATGAGCGTGCAAGGCTTGAGGGGTACACTCCCGACGGTGCGCAGGAGATTGCCATGTCTGCACTCGTCCACGGCCTGCATTATTCCCGATACGCCATCCTGAGTGAAGTCGTGGAAAGCGAGTTTCATGAAGAGATTCCGGAAGACGCGCGTGAGGGCTTTGTAGAGAAACTGCTGCCGCTTGTGGGCAACGTATTCTCCATTTACGACCTGTCAGACGACCAGTTCGCCCTGTCGTCCGACTATGACCTGCTCTATACGGAGCTGACGGGAGCCGTCGTCCTTTACCTGAGGGAGTATGGCATTTAA
- a CDS encoding DUF3945 domain-containing protein — MAKKSDEKDVLIVRDEKTGEISVVAGLNADGSPKRTPARLDNAKDFLLFDKHGDMLDNFFKNFFRQCKEPSRFGFYRIAADQVDSLLGVMKDLLQNPYQNKDILAPHKVDTFPYQMQAEEEKKEKKEEQGETQKQENMEQKQEKTQEKPQVRQGYQPIDESSINWQELKEKWGIDREELEKSGDLQKMLNYGKSDLVKVTPKFGEETFELDARLSFRKNEDGSIGLVPHFIRKEQKLDEYKEHKFSEDDKRNLKATGNMGRVIDLVDKETGEIIPSYISIDRKTNEITDVPASKVRIPERIGKTEITKQEQEMLRAGLPVKDKLVERNDGRKFVTTLQVNVEQRGVEFVPGTGKSPRTVQKQDNTELPELEPDMNDAEKQDAKQQKRNTWTNEDGSIRGITKWCGKPLTEQQQADYKAGKTIRLENVTDKQGQHAIMYVKFNPEKGRPYRYDENPDNAQKVAPSNESRTQVAVNSEGKTNEATKNIKEPLQQGQSAPKDDAQKQQQEKPKKNKGMKV; from the coding sequence ATGGCAAAGAAAAGCGACGAAAAGGACGTGCTGATAGTCCGTGACGAAAAGACGGGCGAAATCAGCGTGGTAGCCGGCCTTAATGCGGACGGCTCGCCCAAGCGGACTCCGGCAAGGCTGGACAACGCAAAGGATTTTCTACTGTTCGACAAGCATGGCGACATGCTCGACAACTTTTTCAAAAACTTCTTCCGGCAATGCAAGGAACCCAGCCGCTTCGGTTTCTACCGCATAGCGGCGGATCAGGTGGATTCACTTCTGGGAGTGATGAAGGACCTGCTGCAGAATCCTTATCAGAACAAGGACATCCTTGCCCCGCACAAGGTGGACACATTCCCCTATCAGATGCAGGCGGAAGAAGAGAAAAAAGAGAAGAAAGAGGAACAGGGTGAAACCCAAAAACAGGAAAACATGGAACAGAAACAGGAAAAAACGCAGGAAAAGCCTCAGGTCCGACAAGGCTACCAGCCCATTGACGAGAGTTCAATCAACTGGCAGGAACTGAAAGAGAAATGGGGCATCGACCGTGAGGAGCTTGAAAAGTCCGGTGACCTGCAGAAGATGCTCAACTACGGCAAGTCGGATCTGGTGAAAGTGACCCCAAAGTTCGGGGAGGAAACCTTTGAACTGGATGCCCGCCTGTCGTTCAGGAAAAACGAGGACGGCAGCATCGGTCTTGTACCGCATTTCATCCGCAAGGAGCAGAAACTTGACGAATACAAAGAACACAAGTTCTCGGAAGACGACAAAAGGAATCTGAAGGCTACCGGCAACATGGGACGTGTGATTGACCTTGTGGACAAGGAAACCGGAGAGATTATTCCCTCGTACATCAGCATTGACCGCAAGACGAACGAAATCACCGATGTCCCTGCCAGCAAGGTACGCATACCGGAAAGAATCGGAAAGACGGAAATCACCAAACAGGAGCAGGAAATGCTCCGTGCGGGGCTGCCGGTAAAAGACAAGCTGGTGGAACGCAATGACGGAAGGAAGTTCGTAACGACCCTGCAGGTGAATGTGGAACAGCGCGGAGTCGAGTTCGTGCCGGGCACCGGAAAGTCCCCGCGTACCGTACAGAAACAGGACAACACGGAACTGCCGGAACTGGAACCGGACATGAACGACGCTGAAAAGCAGGATGCGAAGCAGCAGAAAAGGAACACATGGACGAACGAGGACGGCAGTATCCGCGGCATCACCAAATGGTGCGGCAAGCCCCTGACGGAACAGCAGCAGGCGGACTACAAGGCAGGCAAGACCATCAGACTGGAGAACGTGACGGACAAGCAGGGGCAGCACGCCATCATGTATGTCAAGTTTAATCCGGAAAAGGGACGCCCGTACCGCTACGATGAAAATCCGGACAATGCCCAGAAAGTCGCCCCGTCGAACGAAAGCCGGACACAGGTAGCCGTAAACAGCGAGGGCAAGACGAACGAAGCGACCAAGAACATCAAAGAGCCGCTGCAGCAGGGACAGTCAGCCCCGAAGGATGACGCACAGAAGCAGCAGCAGGAAAAGCCCAAGAAAAACAAAGGCATGAAAGTATAG
- a CDS encoding helix-turn-helix domain-containing protein: protein MEFVGIEKQMFEEMVRKFEQFEQKVMEICNQRNDKKLNKWMDNQEVCNFLNISPRTLQTLRDNGTLSFSQIKHKMFYKPEDVQNIAIRIKNNPHTTKKRV from the coding sequence ATGGAATTTGTAGGAATTGAAAAACAAATGTTTGAGGAAATGGTACGAAAGTTCGAACAGTTCGAGCAAAAGGTTATGGAAATTTGTAACCAAAGGAATGACAAGAAATTAAACAAATGGATGGACAACCAGGAAGTATGTAATTTTCTGAATATATCTCCGCGTACTTTACAGACTTTACGCGATAACGGAACATTATCTTTCTCACAGATAAAACACAAAATGTTCTATAAGCCCGAAGATGTACAGAATATTGCAATAAGAATAAAAAACAATCCTCATACCACTAAAAAGAGAGTCTAA
- a CDS encoding type IA DNA topoisomerase, with protein sequence MKTIIAEKPSVAREIARIVGAGKREEGYLTGNGYNVTWAFGHLVQPAMPEEYNLHGFVRSNLPIIPETFTLVPRQVRTEKGYKADSSVVAQIKIITRLFKDSEQIIVATDAGREGELIFRYLYHYIGCTVPFVRLWISSLTDKAIREGLKHLEDGSKYDNLYHAAKARTEADWLVGINGTQALSIAAGRGTYSVGRVQTPTLAMICERYWENRRFTPEAFWQLHISAKVQDSDGVVKMPSVEKWKDKATATALYNNVKESNTATVVKVERKEKIEETPLLYDLTTLQKDANTKYGFTAEQTLDITQKLYEKKLVTYPRTGSRYIPEDVFAEIPKLLAFIGRLSQWSDKIPQKPEPTRRSVDDSKVTDHHALLVTGEKPLFLSEDESKVYHLIAGRMIEAFSEKCVKDVTAVTVECSGVVFSAKGHVVKQAGWRAVCKEEQEETILPDWKEGELLHLSGCSMTEGKTKPKPLHTEATLLSAMETAGREIEDEELRQALKDCGIGTPATRASVIETLFAREYVIRQKKCLVPTEKGLALYSIVKTMRIADVAMTGEWEKELACIERGEVPAGKFRKEIEEYATSITSELLSCEKLFGKKDSGCTCPKCGTGRMQFFGKVVRCDNTECGLPIFRLKANRMLTDDEIRELLTKGKTGVLKGFKNKQGKRFDAALVFDADFNTGFVFPERKDGAASAKKRK encoded by the coding sequence ATGAAAACAATCATAGCAGAAAAGCCCAGTGTGGCACGTGAAATCGCCCGCATCGTGGGTGCCGGCAAGCGAGAGGAAGGTTATCTGACCGGAAACGGTTATAATGTGACATGGGCATTCGGACATCTTGTCCAGCCCGCCATGCCGGAAGAATACAACCTGCACGGCTTTGTACGCAGCAACCTGCCCATCATTCCCGAAACCTTCACGCTTGTTCCCCGACAGGTAAGGACGGAAAAAGGATACAAGGCGGACAGCAGCGTGGTCGCCCAGATAAAAATCATTACCAGACTGTTTAAGGACAGCGAGCAGATTATTGTGGCGACCGATGCCGGCCGCGAAGGTGAGCTGATATTCCGATACCTCTATCATTATATCGGCTGTACGGTCCCGTTCGTGCGTCTGTGGATAAGCAGCCTGACGGACAAGGCTATCCGTGAGGGACTGAAACACCTTGAAGACGGAAGCAAGTATGACAACCTTTACCATGCCGCCAAAGCCCGAACTGAAGCCGACTGGCTGGTGGGGATAAACGGAACGCAGGCACTGTCCATCGCAGCCGGACGCGGAACCTACTCGGTGGGACGTGTCCAGACGCCGACACTGGCGATGATCTGTGAACGTTATTGGGAAAACCGCCGTTTCACCCCCGAAGCCTTCTGGCAGTTGCATATCTCGGCAAAAGTACAGGACAGTGACGGAGTCGTGAAAATGCCGTCGGTGGAGAAATGGAAGGACAAGGCAACCGCAACAGCCCTATATAATAATGTAAAGGAGAGCAACACGGCTACTGTCGTGAAAGTCGAACGAAAGGAGAAAATCGAAGAAACACCGCTTCTGTATGACCTGACCACACTCCAGAAGGATGCGAACACGAAGTACGGGTTCACGGCAGAGCAGACACTCGACATCACGCAGAAACTTTATGAGAAGAAACTCGTCACCTATCCCCGAACCGGCAGCCGATACATCCCGGAAGATGTCTTTGCGGAAATACCGAAACTGCTGGCTTTCATCGGCAGACTCTCACAATGGAGCGACAAAATCCCGCAAAAGCCGGAGCCTACCCGAAGAAGCGTTGATGACAGCAAGGTGACAGACCATCACGCACTGCTGGTTACTGGAGAAAAGCCCCTGTTCCTCTCCGAAGATGAAAGTAAGGTGTACCATCTGATAGCGGGACGCATGATAGAAGCCTTTTCGGAAAAATGCGTGAAGGACGTGACAGCCGTCACGGTGGAATGTTCCGGTGTGGTGTTCTCAGCCAAAGGTCATGTAGTGAAACAGGCCGGATGGCGTGCCGTCTGCAAGGAAGAACAGGAAGAGACGATACTTCCGGACTGGAAAGAAGGGGAACTGCTGCACCTCAGCGGCTGTTCCATGACCGAAGGAAAGACCAAGCCCAAGCCTCTCCATACGGAAGCCACCCTGCTCTCGGCGATGGAAACGGCCGGCAGGGAAATCGAGGACGAGGAACTGCGTCAGGCACTGAAGGACTGCGGTATCGGAACCCCCGCCACCCGTGCCTCCGTCATTGAAACGCTCTTTGCCCGCGAATATGTGATAAGGCAGAAGAAATGCCTTGTGCCCACAGAAAAAGGGCTTGCCCTCTATTCCATTGTCAAGACCATGCGCATTGCCGACGTAGCCATGACCGGCGAATGGGAAAAGGAGCTAGCGTGCATCGAACGCGGAGAGGTACCTGCCGGAAAGTTCCGCAAGGAGATTGAGGAATATGCGACGTCCATCACCTCCGAACTGCTGTCGTGCGAAAAGCTGTTCGGGAAAAAGGATTCAGGCTGCACGTGTCCCAAGTGCGGAACGGGCAGGATGCAGTTCTTCGGCAAGGTGGTACGATGCGACAACACGGAATGCGGCCTACCCATATTCAGGCTGAAAGCCAACAGGATGCTTACCGATGATGAAATCAGGGAACTGCTGACAAAGGGAAAGACGGGTGTTCTGAAGGGATTCAAGAACAAGCAGGGCAAGCGTTTCGATGCCGCCCTGGTCTTTGATGCCGACTTCAACACCGGTTTTGTCTTTCCGGAAAGAAAGGACGGTGCGGCATCCGCAAAAAAGAGAAAGTGA
- a CDS encoding helix-turn-helix domain-containing protein — protein sequence MNDFNTDSNAWIQHIMESFERMRNRIENMALANRPLLDGERYLTDKEVSILLRLSRRTLQDYRNEGIISYYQLGGKILYRESDIEKMLQENYKQAYKTR from the coding sequence ATGAATGATTTTAATACTGACAGTAATGCATGGATTCAACACATTATGGAAAGTTTTGAACGCATGCGAAACAGAATTGAGAATATGGCTCTAGCAAACCGTCCATTATTGGATGGAGAACGTTATCTGACAGATAAGGAAGTGTCAATTCTACTAAGACTCAGCAGAAGGACACTTCAAGATTATCGTAATGAAGGAATAATATCATACTATCAATTAGGTGGTAAAATCCTATACAGAGAAAGCGACATTGAAAAAATGCTTCAGGAAAATTATAAACAAGCTTATAAAACAAGATAA
- a CDS encoding helix-turn-helix domain-containing protein, protein MELLTKKLFEQWMETILERLERQDEMLLALKAPEKREHTPDRIRLFDNQDLCLLLQISKRSLQRYRSTGALPYKILGKKTYYSEDDVLKFLSEHVKDFQKDDVEFYKARIHNFFNK, encoded by the coding sequence ATGGAACTGCTGACAAAGAAACTGTTTGAGCAGTGGATGGAAACCATCCTTGAAAGGCTTGAACGTCAGGACGAGATGCTGCTTGCCCTGAAAGCACCGGAAAAACGGGAACACACGCCGGACAGGATACGGCTCTTTGACAACCAGGACCTGTGCCTGCTGCTCCAGATAAGCAAACGGTCACTGCAACGTTACCGCAGCACGGGAGCCTTGCCCTACAAGATACTGGGCAAGAAGACCTATTACAGCGAAGATGACGTGCTGAAATTCCTGTCGGAACACGTAAAGGACTTCCAGAAGGACGATGTCGAGTTCTACAAGGCTCGTATCCATAATTTCTTTAATAAATAA